A single region of the Sulfurospirillum arsenophilum NBRC 109478 genome encodes:
- a CDS encoding sensor histidine kinase, which produces MTFVEFINQKLETIKFSNKTKILIFIILSGTMTIGFLMFVSIFALKYDYETLFQKHTQPQVDLEEIKDNYRVNIAETLHDIREKQISNTDAIEVIYLTQQIIHKQWNSYQFATNRQIGGLPYFASKWLSLFLVTPEIHEKTIFQRGIVEKISVKMQSIDSKINTMLELLKYSKTEQATFLIDDITLEANSLNIYLSSLITTHLKQAITEKQVNDSLFQTSTVMLILLIGLIFFFITMVLFIIINHFKNLHNYLEENILIKTKELRDLNDSLEQRIKREVENNRKKDNIMFQQARLASLGEMLQNIAHQWRQPLGSLMMIIQSFESKFLAKKLDEAFISSRVKDAQLLSSNMSDTLEDFRTFFNPNKSKKAFRIKEVIQKAVDLSKYQLEREEIILALFIKDDLEVFGFKNELIHVLLNLIGNSKDVLAGKTEQINKIIHIIAKQNEERIFINVIDNGGGIKSDIIPKVFDPYFTTKHKSVGTGIGLYMSKQMVEKHMHGKITCKNIRHKLGTKLFWACTMFTIEIPKKHIHTNEGDDDEQAQF; this is translated from the coding sequence ATGACATTTGTAGAGTTTATTAACCAAAAACTAGAGACTATCAAGTTTTCCAATAAAACGAAGATTCTTATTTTTATCATTCTCAGCGGTACAATGACCATTGGTTTTTTGATGTTCGTTTCCATTTTTGCACTGAAATACGACTATGAAACCCTGTTCCAAAAACACACCCAACCCCAAGTGGATCTTGAAGAGATTAAAGACAATTACCGTGTGAATATTGCAGAAACCTTACATGATATTCGTGAAAAACAGATCAGTAACACTGATGCTATCGAGGTTATTTACCTGACACAACAGATCATCCACAAACAGTGGAACAGCTACCAATTTGCAACCAATCGCCAAATCGGAGGACTTCCCTACTTCGCAAGCAAATGGCTCAGCCTCTTTTTAGTCACACCTGAAATCCATGAAAAGACCATTTTCCAGCGAGGCATTGTAGAGAAGATTAGCGTTAAAATGCAAAGCATTGATAGTAAAATCAACACGATGCTAGAGCTTTTAAAGTACTCCAAAACAGAACAAGCCACCTTTTTGATTGATGACATTACCCTAGAGGCAAACTCACTCAACATCTATCTCTCTAGCCTTATTACCACGCATCTCAAACAGGCGATTACCGAGAAACAAGTGAACGACAGCCTTTTTCAAACAAGCACTGTTATGCTGATTCTTCTCATCGGTCTGATCTTCTTTTTTATCACGATGGTACTTTTTATCATCATTAACCATTTTAAAAACTTGCATAACTACCTTGAAGAGAATATTCTCATCAAAACCAAAGAGCTTCGTGATCTGAACGATTCGTTAGAACAACGCATCAAACGAGAAGTCGAGAACAATCGTAAAAAAGACAACATCATGTTCCAACAAGCAAGGCTCGCAAGTTTAGGTGAAATGCTTCAAAATATTGCGCATCAATGGCGTCAACCGCTTGGTTCACTGATGATGATTATTCAAAGTTTTGAGAGTAAATTTTTAGCAAAAAAACTGGATGAAGCCTTTATATCCTCCCGTGTCAAAGACGCACAACTACTCTCTTCCAATATGTCAGATACATTGGAAGATTTTCGTACCTTCTTCAATCCCAACAAAAGCAAAAAAGCTTTCCGTATCAAAGAGGTGATCCAAAAAGCAGTCGATCTTTCCAAATACCAGCTAGAGCGTGAGGAAATTATACTCGCACTTTTCATCAAAGATGACCTCGAAGTGTTTGGTTTTAAAAATGAGCTTATTCATGTGCTTCTCAATCTTATCGGTAACTCTAAAGATGTTTTGGCAGGCAAGACTGAGCAAATTAACAAGATTATTCACATCATTGCCAAACAAAATGAAGAGCGCATTTTTATCAATGTCATCGACAATGGCGGTGGTATAAAAAGTGATATAATACCCAAAGTTTTCGACCCCTATTTTACGACAAAACACAAGAGTGTAGGCACAGGAATAGGGCTTTATATGTCCAAACAGATGGTTGAAAAACACATGCACGGTAAAATAACCTGTAAAAATATTCGCCACAAACTAGGTACAAAACTTTTTTGGGCGTGTACGATGTTTACGATAGAAATACCAAAAAAACATATTCATACAAACGAGGGTGATGACGATGAACAAGCGCAATTTTGA
- a CDS encoding ABC transporter substrate-binding protein, translating to MVNKNFLIVSFLALIVLVLFFFFTASFKGIEKNTIVLGASLPLTGINSHLGRDVVVGANTYFSHTNARGGVQGKKIEFIQYDDKYEPENTFSNTIKLITKDDVFALFGFVGTPTVKRVMPLIAESNIPFIAPYTGASFLRTKETPNIVNFRSSYTEELDALVEYLTKQKGISRFAIFYQNDDYGEEGYIALSNALTKRNLQLTAEGTYKRNTLSIRHAIHEIEAAKPEAIILVGSYKPTARFIEKVKEQVPSKMIFCPISFVNADALMGELHGKGENILFSQTVPSYDDFYSKEAVEYLKNLAFYYPDEKPSLVSYESYLAAKAVVTALKAINGTITPYKFLEKLKHIAPQTLDNIPLVYHNAQLLNQVYLSNYVNGKFEIIQKYEY from the coding sequence TTGGTAAACAAAAACTTTCTAATCGTGAGCTTTTTAGCCCTAATCGTTTTGGTACTCTTTTTTTTCTTTACCGCTTCTTTCAAAGGTATCGAAAAAAACACCATCGTCTTAGGAGCATCTCTTCCTCTAACGGGTATCAACAGCCATTTAGGACGTGATGTGGTCGTAGGTGCCAATACATACTTTAGCCACACCAACGCCAGAGGCGGAGTGCAAGGTAAAAAGATCGAATTTATTCAGTATGACGACAAATATGAGCCTGAAAACACCTTTAGTAACACCATCAAACTTATCACCAAAGATGACGTTTTTGCACTTTTTGGCTTTGTAGGAACGCCTACGGTCAAACGCGTTATGCCTCTTATTGCTGAAAGTAACATACCTTTTATAGCTCCTTACACTGGTGCTTCCTTCCTTCGTACCAAAGAGACTCCCAACATCGTTAATTTTCGAAGCTCTTACACTGAAGAGTTAGATGCCTTGGTGGAGTATCTGACCAAGCAAAAAGGCATAAGCCGTTTTGCGATCTTTTACCAAAACGATGACTACGGTGAAGAGGGCTACATTGCACTCTCAAATGCATTGACCAAGCGTAACCTCCAACTTACTGCTGAAGGCACGTACAAACGCAATACTCTCTCCATTCGTCATGCTATCCATGAGATTGAGGCGGCAAAACCTGAAGCCATCATCTTGGTGGGTTCTTACAAACCAACGGCACGTTTTATCGAAAAAGTGAAAGAGCAGGTTCCTTCAAAAATGATTTTTTGCCCCATCTCTTTTGTCAATGCCGATGCATTAATGGGTGAACTCCACGGCAAAGGGGAGAACATTCTCTTCTCGCAAACGGTTCCTTCTTACGATGATTTTTACTCAAAAGAGGCGGTGGAGTACCTTAAAAATCTTGCGTTTTACTACCCTGATGAGAAGCCCTCTTTAGTTTCATATGAATCCTATCTTGCTGCTAAAGCGGTTGTTACAGCCCTGAAGGCGATCAATGGAACGATAACACCCTACAAGTTCTTAGAAAAACTCAAACACATAGCACCCCAAACACTGGATAACATCCCCCTTGTTTACCATAACGCACAGCTCTTAAACCAAGTCTATCTCTCCAATTATGTCAATGGCAAATTTGAGATCATTCAAAAGTACGAGTACTAA
- a CDS encoding 4Fe-4S dicluster domain-containing protein, with the protein MQKEYVFYDTVGIDFPLDEAIELVKSPCNGDFLVSNNPDAEAIIYAPEINFYLQQSRDTIAQKINNVTKLYAIRGLGFDFAQDMDYSQEVGNKVLIVTDDESLEALKAELRDEDFTVMLLSPSAILDVNGHIGALHVTLKKEDELLELECDQILWWNAPIFAMKQSGVYDPALLGLEGALKKLRDNKGEYHYKNYINYDPSICQYHERRVEVCGKCAEVCPTVAILKEDETKHLAFSHIDCHGCGGCISVCPSGALDYTQMPRIAFSHLSDYFKGSTALIIPHKMDLSLIDIPLREGVLPLMIEGEKYLHEAHLLNLLQTSGNPIIFYTDFISKGTGDVIRILNEIFEKKYHKKAIYVCEDSADLARIFEGLESFPECMYGINEDGLRKREIFSARLSHLVDGEDLGVVKTGEHVHYGDIKINESNCTLCLSCVGACNVRALTAHPEDNSLRFNASICTNCGYCEVTCPEKDCLTVIKDEISLKPSWFSQRVMAKDELFTCLECGMPFATVKAVEKIAAIMTPLFGNDEVKLRTLYCCAACKPKVMFKAHMENENKGLSL; encoded by the coding sequence ATGCAAAAAGAGTACGTTTTCTACGATACCGTTGGTATTGATTTCCCTCTTGACGAAGCGATAGAACTGGTTAAAAGCCCATGTAATGGCGATTTTTTAGTCTCTAACAACCCTGATGCCGAAGCAATTATTTATGCTCCTGAGATCAATTTTTACCTCCAACAATCTCGCGATACCATCGCTCAAAAAATTAACAATGTTACGAAACTTTACGCTATTCGTGGGCTTGGATTTGATTTTGCGCAAGATATGGACTACTCCCAAGAGGTTGGCAATAAAGTTTTGATCGTTACCGATGATGAAAGTCTTGAAGCGCTTAAAGCGGAACTTAGAGATGAAGATTTTACCGTGATGCTGCTTTCTCCCTCAGCGATTTTAGATGTCAATGGTCACATAGGTGCTTTACATGTAACCCTTAAAAAAGAGGATGAACTGCTTGAATTAGAGTGCGATCAAATCCTTTGGTGGAATGCGCCCATTTTTGCTATGAAGCAAAGTGGCGTGTATGACCCAGCTCTACTTGGTTTAGAAGGGGCGCTTAAAAAGCTTCGTGACAATAAAGGTGAATACCACTATAAAAACTATATCAATTATGATCCTTCCATTTGCCAGTACCATGAGCGTCGTGTTGAGGTGTGTGGTAAGTGTGCTGAGGTGTGCCCAACCGTTGCGATTTTAAAAGAGGATGAGACCAAGCATCTCGCTTTTTCACATATTGACTGTCATGGCTGTGGCGGTTGTATCAGTGTTTGTCCTAGTGGAGCACTCGATTATACGCAGATGCCGCGTATTGCTTTTTCGCATTTGAGTGATTATTTTAAAGGCTCAACGGCACTGATTATTCCTCATAAAATGGATTTAAGTTTGATTGATATTCCTCTTCGTGAGGGTGTTTTGCCGCTTATGATTGAGGGTGAGAAGTATTTGCATGAAGCGCACCTTTTAAATCTGCTTCAAACCAGTGGCAATCCAATCATTTTTTACACCGATTTTATCTCAAAAGGTACTGGGGACGTCATTCGCATCCTTAACGAAATTTTTGAGAAAAAGTACCACAAAAAAGCGATTTATGTCTGTGAAGACAGTGCTGATTTGGCACGTATTTTTGAAGGTTTAGAGAGTTTTCCTGAGTGTATGTACGGCATCAATGAAGACGGTCTTCGCAAACGTGAGATTTTCTCTGCGCGTCTTTCGCATTTGGTAGATGGCGAAGATTTGGGTGTGGTGAAGACGGGTGAGCATGTGCATTACGGCGATATTAAAATCAATGAAAGTAACTGTACGCTCTGCCTTAGTTGTGTGGGAGCGTGTAATGTACGTGCTTTGACGGCGCATCCTGAAGACAATTCCCTCCGTTTTAATGCTTCGATTTGTACGAATTGTGGCTATTGTGAAGTGACCTGTCCTGAGAAGGATTGTCTCACCGTCATTAAAGATGAGATCAGTTTAAAACCGAGTTGGTTCTCTCAACGTGTTATGGCAAAAGATGAGCTTTTCACCTGCCTTGAGTGTGGAATGCCTTTTGCGACCGTTAAAGCGGTAGAAAAAATCGCAGCCATTATGACACCACTTTTTGGCAATGATGAAGTCAAACTTCGTACACTTTATTGCTGTGCGGCGTGTAAACCCAAAGTGATGTTTAAAGCCCACATGGAAAATGAAAATAAAGGACTTAGCCTATGA
- a CDS encoding TorD/DmsD family molecular chaperone: MNKEAINKARAVYYGLFASLLTFFDNHNDLDLIQKTIELLAQNPLDDESKLAFSNMQKLLIDGGYARLKEESDTVFFSPYSAYIPVTASFFLENRDDGKKRLEMVNYVLSSNYRRDNEKFKELEDHIGFIVLFLQKMIEEELNGNEKSAQLSREVFVNILNPFVDEFITALYAHENSRFYQELAVVMQSFIALERLYLDVKKPTKEKEDEAPRIFTKELKKTRKPITPRPKKNMEEFVL; the protein is encoded by the coding sequence ATGAATAAAGAGGCGATTAATAAAGCAAGAGCCGTTTACTACGGGCTCTTTGCCTCACTCTTAACGTTTTTTGATAACCACAATGATCTTGATCTTATTCAAAAAACGATTGAGCTTTTAGCACAGAATCCACTGGATGATGAGAGTAAATTAGCGTTTAGTAATATGCAAAAATTGCTTATTGATGGAGGCTATGCACGCCTTAAAGAAGAGAGCGATACGGTCTTTTTTAGTCCTTATTCCGCGTATATTCCTGTTACGGCTTCATTTTTTTTAGAGAACCGTGATGATGGAAAAAAACGTTTGGAGATGGTCAATTATGTCTTAAGTTCCAATTACAGACGCGACAACGAAAAGTTTAAAGAGCTTGAGGATCACATCGGTTTTATTGTTCTGTTTTTGCAAAAGATGATTGAAGAAGAGTTAAATGGCAATGAGAAGAGCGCTCAGCTGTCACGTGAAGTGTTTGTGAACATTCTCAATCCGTTTGTGGATGAGTTTATTACAGCACTTTATGCGCATGAAAATAGCCGTTTTTACCAAGAATTAGCGGTGGTAATGCAGTCGTTTATTGCCCTTGAGCGACTCTATTTGGATGTGAAAAAACCAACCAAAGAAAAAGAAGATGAAGCACCACGCATCTTTACTAAAGAGCTTAAAAAAACACGCAAACCGATTACGCCAAGACCAAAGAAAAATATGGAAGAGTTCGTCCTTTAG
- a CDS encoding formate dehydrogenase subunit alpha, producing MLKDASLHMGRRSFLKMAAIGASFGAGSAFASSDSIRPATEEEVKNPFPGSKRVKTICSICSAGCGIIAEVQNGVWVRQDVAQDHPISEGSHCCKGIDQIDLVKSTQRIKYPLKKVDGKWQRISWDQAVNEISEKMLKMRAENGPDIVEFLGSAKFSLQQAFYFRKFAAMWGTNNIDHVARIUHSASVAGAANTFGYGAMTQQFGDAVNAKVIMMIGANSAVANPIGFKHFLQAKDRNGTKLIVVDPIYTRSAAKADLYLRIRSGTDIAFVYGMLHIIFKNGWEDKEFIDTRSYAMDQIRAEAAKWTPELTSDVTGIPVDQIIQATTLFAKNTPSAIAWSLGITQHSVGSSNTRILPILQIALGNMGKKGGGLYIIRGHDNVQGATDMGNLADSLSGYYGLEDGAWKYFAQSWGVDYEWLKGRFFEKKWMNEKGYSLSQWWQGVLQEVKTYSSAPVRAVWIQGTGITSMSQQAKIKEALDKLDLVVIAEPFVNEAAVLTSRKDGIYILPVATQFECEGTVTATNRSSQWRSKVVEPLYESKSDEEVMFLFAKKFGFYNEFVQGMKMDVKDGKVVQVKDDFKWPDDAVREIARTIKSIGLSGWTPERLRAHQENWHMFDPVTLEGKGPMKGQYYGLPWPCWDDKHPGSPILYRRDVPVAEGGMGFRNRFGLEHNGVSQLAAESITVAGSKVKGGYPQLTKENIEKVLGITLTEAEKAQMGPSWAMDYSGLIQQKAREAGVCVYGNARARTIVWEFPDPVPLHREPLHSPRWDLVAKYPTYEDQPKNFRVETKFKSEQQKQDWSKDFPTMLVSMRVVNLSGAGMLERTSKYLSAITPEMFCNIHPDLALSHGIKDRDMMWIHAPHGTKIKVKAYHNHSVTPDRICMPYNFAGVFQGIDLSANYPEGTKPYAIGESSNTITNYGFDVITQISEFNAGLCRVEKA from the coding sequence ATGTTAAAAGACGCCTCTTTGCACATGGGAAGACGATCATTTCTTAAAATGGCAGCGATCGGAGCGAGTTTTGGAGCAGGCAGCGCGTTTGCATCCAGTGACTCAATCAGACCAGCCACAGAAGAAGAAGTGAAAAATCCTTTCCCTGGTAGCAAGAGAGTTAAAACGATTTGTAGCATTTGTTCTGCAGGTTGCGGAATTATTGCTGAAGTTCAAAACGGTGTGTGGGTACGTCAAGATGTGGCACAAGATCACCCAATCAGTGAAGGTAGCCATTGTTGTAAAGGTATCGATCAGATTGATTTGGTTAAAAGTACACAACGTATTAAGTATCCTCTGAAAAAAGTCGATGGAAAATGGCAAAGAATCAGTTGGGATCAAGCTGTTAATGAGATTTCAGAGAAAATGCTTAAAATGCGTGCCGAGAATGGCCCAGATATCGTAGAATTTTTAGGTTCTGCAAAATTCAGCTTGCAACAGGCTTTCTATTTTAGAAAATTTGCTGCAATGTGGGGAACAAACAATATTGACCACGTAGCTAGAATTTGACATAGTGCTTCCGTCGCAGGTGCTGCGAATACATTTGGATACGGTGCTATGACACAACAATTCGGCGATGCTGTTAATGCAAAAGTCATTATGATGATTGGTGCAAACTCAGCCGTTGCAAACCCTATTGGTTTTAAACACTTCTTACAAGCAAAAGACCGTAATGGTACAAAATTGATCGTTGTTGATCCAATTTATACCAGAAGTGCGGCAAAAGCAGACCTCTACCTACGTATTCGTTCAGGTACAGACATTGCATTTGTGTACGGCATGCTTCACATCATCTTCAAAAATGGTTGGGAAGATAAAGAATTTATCGACACACGCTCTTACGCAATGGATCAAATCCGCGCAGAAGCTGCCAAATGGACACCAGAACTCACTTCTGATGTTACAGGTATTCCGGTCGATCAAATCATTCAAGCAACAACACTTTTTGCTAAAAATACACCAAGCGCTATTGCATGGTCATTGGGTATTACACAACACAGTGTTGGCTCATCAAATACTAGAATCCTTCCTATCCTTCAAATTGCTCTTGGAAACATGGGTAAAAAAGGTGGTGGACTTTACATCATTCGTGGACATGACAACGTTCAAGGTGCAACCGATATGGGTAACCTTGCAGACTCACTTTCCGGCTATTATGGTCTTGAAGATGGTGCTTGGAAATACTTCGCACAATCTTGGGGTGTGGATTATGAATGGCTCAAAGGCAGGTTCTTTGAGAAAAAATGGATGAATGAAAAAGGTTACTCGCTTTCTCAATGGTGGCAAGGTGTTCTTCAAGAGGTAAAAACATACTCTTCAGCACCGGTTCGTGCCGTTTGGATTCAAGGAACAGGTATTACTTCCATGTCTCAACAAGCGAAAATCAAAGAGGCATTGGACAAGCTTGATTTAGTTGTTATTGCAGAGCCATTTGTCAACGAAGCCGCTGTTCTTACAAGCCGAAAAGATGGCATTTATATCTTACCTGTTGCAACTCAATTTGAGTGTGAAGGAACGGTTACCGCAACAAATCGCTCAAGTCAGTGGAGAAGTAAAGTTGTTGAGCCTTTATATGAGAGCAAGTCTGACGAAGAAGTCATGTTCCTTTTTGCAAAGAAATTTGGTTTCTACAATGAGTTTGTTCAGGGTATGAAAATGGACGTGAAAGACGGCAAAGTTGTTCAAGTTAAAGACGACTTTAAATGGCCAGATGACGCTGTTCGTGAGATCGCTAGAACGATTAAATCCATTGGTCTTAGTGGATGGACACCGGAGCGTCTTCGCGCTCATCAAGAAAACTGGCATATGTTTGATCCTGTCACCCTAGAGGGAAAAGGACCGATGAAAGGTCAGTACTATGGTCTTCCATGGCCTTGTTGGGATGACAAACATCCAGGTTCTCCTATCCTTTACCGTCGTGATGTTCCTGTGGCTGAGGGTGGCATGGGCTTTAGAAATCGCTTTGGTTTAGAGCACAATGGTGTCAGTCAACTTGCAGCTGAAAGTATTACGGTAGCAGGTTCAAAAGTGAAGGGTGGCTATCCACAACTCACCAAAGAAAACATCGAGAAAGTACTTGGTATTACATTGACTGAGGCTGAAAAAGCACAGATGGGACCAAGTTGGGCGATGGACTATAGTGGACTCATTCAGCAAAAAGCACGCGAAGCGGGTGTTTGTGTTTATGGAAATGCAAGAGCTAGAACTATTGTTTGGGAATTCCCAGATCCAGTGCCATTGCACCGTGAACCACTTCACTCACCGCGTTGGGATTTGGTCGCAAAATATCCGACCTACGAAGATCAGCCGAAAAACTTCCGTGTTGAGACGAAATTTAAGTCTGAGCAACAAAAACAAGACTGGTCAAAAGATTTCCCAACCATGTTAGTCAGTATGAGGGTTGTTAACCTCTCAGGCGCTGGTATGTTAGAGCGAACGAGCAAATACCTTTCAGCGATTACGCCAGAGATGTTCTGTAACATTCACCCTGATTTAGCGCTTAGTCATGGCATTAAAGATCGCGATATGATGTGGATTCATGCGCCACACGGCACCAAGATCAAGGTCAAAGCGTACCATAACCACAGTGTAACACCGGATCGTATTTGTATGCCGTATAACTTTGCGGGTGTTTTCCAAGGTATCGATTTGAGTGCGAATTACCCAGAAGGTACGAAACCGTATGCTATCGGTGAGAGCTCAAACACCATTACTAACTATGGTTTTGACGTTATCACACAAATTTCAGAGTTCAACGCTGGTCTATGCCGCGTAGAGAAAGCATAG
- the fdh3B gene encoding formate dehydrogenase FDH3 subunit beta, translating into MSRMKFYCDDHRCIECFACSVACAEAHELPTGISRRKVITLFDGIEGKEVSTSIACMHCTDAPCEQVCPVDCFYIREDGIVLHDKNKCIGCGYCLYACPFGAPQFPRDGAFGAKGAMDKCTMCAGGPLETNSEKERHLYGQNRIAEGKVPMCAAVCSTNALLVGDAESVSNIYRKRVAGRGKGV; encoded by the coding sequence ATGTCAAGAATGAAATTTTACTGTGATGATCACAGATGTATTGAGTGTTTTGCGTGTTCCGTTGCATGTGCTGAGGCGCATGAACTTCCAACGGGTATTAGTCGTCGTAAAGTCATTACACTTTTTGATGGTATTGAAGGTAAAGAAGTCTCAACATCAATAGCGTGTATGCATTGTACAGACGCACCATGCGAGCAAGTATGCCCAGTGGATTGTTTCTATATCAGAGAGGACGGAATCGTTCTTCATGATAAAAATAAATGTATCGGTTGTGGTTACTGCTTGTACGCATGCCCATTTGGTGCTCCACAATTCCCAAGAGATGGTGCCTTCGGCGCTAAGGGAGCAATGGATAAATGTACCATGTGTGCTGGTGGACCTTTAGAGACAAACTCAGAAAAAGAGAGACATCTCTATGGTCAAAATAGAATCGCTGAGGGAAAAGTGCCTATGTGTGCGGCAGTGTGTTCAACCAATGCACTCCTTGTTGGCGATGCCGAGAGTGTCTCAAACATTTACCGTAAAAGGGTAGCAGGTCGAGGTAAAGGTGTATAA
- a CDS encoding formate dehydrogenase subunit gamma, whose amino-acid sequence MRRYMYMFIAFLSLASVAMAADSQIWGEMRIQNILGYGQEESLKLGPLFTMLQHQYFAWIFLGVLIGVPGAFFIHYKIIGPKVFPHSEKKYYAFNLYNRIIHQVAAVSFLVIIPTGFIIVFGDFFGGGTLVRMAKNLHGIFTIPFTIVVIPMALMWVKEAIFNWDDVKWLMIVGGYLSKEKKPILAGKFNCGQKMWYWVAILGGITMILSGAFMFFLDFKMQMLHDLTGMSQIDLLRAAAIIHNVMGFAVLALFITHVYMSMFAIKGAVHSIITGYVEEEEVKILHSTWYKKLKDQGKF is encoded by the coding sequence ATGAGAAGATATATGTATATGTTCATTGCGTTCCTGAGTTTGGCATCAGTGGCAATGGCCGCTGATAGCCAAATCTGGGGAGAGATGCGCATCCAAAACATTCTAGGATACGGACAAGAGGAATCCTTGAAATTAGGACCCTTGTTCACTATGCTCCAACACCAATACTTCGCATGGATATTCCTAGGAGTGTTGATCGGAGTACCAGGAGCATTCTTTATCCATTATAAGATTATAGGCCCCAAAGTGTTTCCACACAGTGAAAAGAAATACTACGCCTTTAACCTCTATAATAGAATAATCCACCAAGTAGCAGCAGTCAGTTTCTTGGTCATCATACCAACAGGATTCATTATCGTCTTTGGTGACTTCTTTGGTGGTGGAACACTGGTTAGAATGGCAAAGAACCTCCATGGTATCTTTACCATACCTTTTACGATTGTAGTCATTCCAATGGCACTCATGTGGGTTAAAGAAGCAATCTTTAACTGGGATGATGTTAAATGGTTGATGATTGTCGGAGGATACTTATCCAAAGAGAAAAAACCAATCTTGGCAGGTAAGTTTAACTGTGGTCAAAAGATGTGGTACTGGGTAGCAATACTCGGAGGAATTACAATGATCCTCAGTGGAGCTTTCATGTTCTTCCTAGACTTTAAAATGCAAATGTTGCATGATCTTACAGGAATGAGTCAAATTGACCTGCTAAGAGCAGCAGCCATTATCCATAATGTCATGGGCTTTGCAGTGTTAGCACTGTTTATAACCCATGTGTATATGTCCATGTTCGCTATTAAAGGAGCAGTGCATAGTATTATTACAGGATATGTCGAAGAAGAAGAAGTCAAAATCCTTCACAGTACATGGTATAAAAAGCTTAAGGATCAGGGTAAGTTTTGA
- a CDS encoding helix-turn-helix domain-containing protein, with protein sequence MTTEIKLFYDIDPNSPNEDKNFFIGQVKHAALPEGTPPPLPHRHPFYEIIFVEKGNGIMRIDFTDRPMQKGSLYLMLPSQIHLPIYTGEFQGVLLRFDLSVFAEKTFLENLSIFNFDYLLVEEPAYSSLEGLLLSLHEEFKSEKTLKQCTINNLLKLFLIQVQRLLPNVVNENTQTTIFGSLNTLLETNNYKIQTPAFYAKKLKISLKVLNHAVKEYTGIPCGEYIRSKTVIEAKRLLCYTGMNSNEIASALGFEDAAYFSRFFKRETGLTPIVFRKESL encoded by the coding sequence ATGACGACTGAAATTAAACTCTTTTATGACATAGATCCTAATAGCCCTAACGAAGATAAGAATTTTTTTATTGGGCAAGTTAAACATGCCGCACTTCCAGAGGGAACACCTCCCCCTCTTCCGCACAGACACCCTTTTTACGAAATTATTTTTGTTGAAAAAGGGAATGGCATTATGAGAATTGACTTTACCGATAGGCCTATGCAAAAAGGCTCGTTATACCTCATGTTACCATCACAAATACACTTACCTATTTATACTGGAGAATTTCAAGGGGTTTTACTTCGCTTTGATCTTTCTGTTTTTGCAGAAAAAACTTTCTTAGAAAATCTTTCCATTTTTAATTTTGATTATTTATTAGTCGAAGAGCCTGCGTACAGTTCATTGGAGGGTTTATTACTTAGTTTGCATGAAGAATTCAAGAGCGAAAAAACACTTAAGCAGTGTACCATTAACAACTTATTAAAACTATTTCTTATTCAAGTCCAAAGACTTCTACCCAATGTCGTCAATGAAAACACACAAACAACTATTTTTGGTTCACTCAATACTCTTTTAGAAACCAATAATTACAAAATCCAAACACCGGCATTCTATGCCAAAAAACTCAAAATTTCGCTCAAAGTACTCAATCATGCCGTTAAAGAGTATACCGGCATTCCATGTGGTGAATACATTCGCTCCAAAACAGTTATTGAAGCCAAAAGATTGCTTTGCTATACAGGAATGAACTCAAACGAAATTGCTTCCGCTTTAGGCTTTGAGGATGCAGCTTATTTTAGTCGTTTTTTTAAAAGAGAAACAGGACTTACACCTATCGTATTTCGTAAAGAATCACTTTAA
- a CDS encoding DoxX family protein codes for MMYIENKLAQYLTAESGKLLLRLSIAILILFHGFKKFSYGISGVKALVFKAGLPEFLAYGVYMGELIIPFLLIVGLFTRLSAIILSTTMMAAMYLAFSDKFLILDAKTGGPLIELPLFYFLVSLSIAFLGAGKYSIDSKFQHYQK; via the coding sequence ATGATGTATATAGAAAATAAATTAGCGCAGTATTTAACAGCAGAAAGTGGGAAACTCCTTTTACGCCTTAGTATTGCTATCTTAATACTTTTTCATGGATTTAAGAAATTTTCGTATGGTATAAGTGGTGTTAAAGCATTGGTATTTAAAGCTGGGCTACCCGAATTTTTAGCCTATGGGGTTTATATGGGAGAGCTTATCATTCCATTTTTACTTATCGTTGGGCTTTTTACAAGGTTGAGTGCTATTATCTTAAGCACTACGATGATGGCTGCTATGTACCTTGCTTTTTCAGATAAATTTTTGATCTTAGATGCTAAAACAGGAGGTCCTTTAATTGAACTTCCTTTATTCTATTTTTTAGTATCGCTTTCAATCGCTTTTTTAGGCGCAGGAAAGTACAGTATAGATAGTAAATTTCAACATTACCAGAAATAA